The DNA sequence AGTGTCGGCAATGCCAGTCATCGAGTGTGACGTGGAAGAGGCACGCCGGACGCTCGCCGACGCGGGAATCATCGTCTCGGACGGAAAATCCGAGTACGAACAGTGGCGGGCGAAACACGGCGATGCCGTCGCCATCGCGTACGACGACAAACTCGTGATCCAGGGAGCGAACCCACAGGATATCGAGGCGATACTGCGCGATGCGGGCGGTCACGCCTATCTCTACTTCGACGGCGCGAGTCGCGGCAATCCGGGGCCAGCGGCCACCGGATGGACCATCGTCACCAGCGACGGAATCGCGGCGGAGGGGGGAACGACGATTGGTCGGGCGACGAACAACCAAGCCGAGTACGAAGCGCTCATCGAGGCGCTCGAAACCGCCCGCGACTACGGGTTCGATTCCGTGGACGTGAAAGGGGACTCACAACTCATCGTCAAGCAGGTGACGGGCGCGTGGAAGACGAACAACCCCGAACTCCGCGAGCGTCGGGTCCGTGCACGCGAACTGCTGGACGGGTTCGACAAATGGTCGCTGAAACACGTCCGCGGGAGGTAAACGAACGTGCGGACAAGTTAGCGAACGAGGCGTTGGACGATGGCTGACCGACCCGACGACGAACGACTGAACGACGAACGGACGGACGAAGAACGACTGAACGACGGATTGCCAGACGACGAACTTCCGGAAGACGAACAACTGGACGACGGGCTCCCGAACGATGCCGTCTCGGAGGCCGAACGGTTGACCCATCTCGCACGGGAACGGGAGGATACCGGAGCGGAAACGGAAGCCGAGGAGTACCGAGCGGAGCGGGAGCGACTGCTCGCGGAACACGGATTCGTCTCCCGAATTCGGGAGGAGAGCGCGAGAACCGTGTTGGTGCTCCACCCCGACGAGTGGGTCGAGGACGGAACGATCCGCGTCGAGCGAATTGAGGATACGGACCGTGCGGTCGAAATCCCCCTCACCGGTGCCGGCGACCCGGACGACTGGGACGAAATCGACGAACACAATCGTGCCGTCGTCGAACGCGTTCGGGACGAACACGGCGACGTTCACGGCGCGAACGCCCAGGCGTTCGCCGACTTCATGGGAAATCACTACGCCCGCCCCGTCGAATCGGCGACGAGGAACGAAGTGGAGGAGTTTCTGACCGAATACTTCCCGCGCAATGCCTGGCCGACTGGGGAGCAGAAAAAAACCGTAAACGAATCGGTCGAACTCGTGTTCGACTGCGTTAGTCGTACTTCTCGATGAGGGCGCGGACTTTGTCCGCGCGCGAGTCGTCGGTGACGAACTTCGAGAGCGACCACGCAAAGCCGTCTTCGACGACTTCGAGACCCTCTTGAGTCAGGCCGTACTGGTTCGTTCGCTTGTCGAGTTCGCTCTTCTCCACCAGTCCGCGCTCGACCAGCGTGTCGAGGTTGGGGTACAGGCGGCCGTGGTTCACTTCCTCGTCGTAGTAGCTCTCCAGTTCACGCTTGATGGCGAGTCCGTACATCGGTTCCTCGGTGAGGACGATGAGGATATTGCGCTGGAACGCGGTGAGGTCGCGGGCGGTACTGCTTTCGGTGAGTGTTTGTGCCTCTGACATAGGCTTTGACACGACGAGATATGTAACCGAGATATTTAACCCTTCTCAAGTTTCTTGGTGTTTCTCGTCTATTTTGTTCGATTTTAACACTTGACTGCCACCCGTCGTCTACGGAGGGATATCATAGTTCTGAGTGGTTACGCGGGTACAGAGCGCCCGTTTACACCTCCGCCGAAAGGACTTTTTGGTCTTCCCTTCGACTTCCACCCGATCCATGACGAATCTCTGGGAAGACCTCGAAACGGGACCGAACGCCCCCGAAGAGATCTATGCAGTCGTCGAGTGTCTCAAAGGCGACCGGAACAAGTACGAGTACGACAAGGACATTCCCGGTGTCATGCTGGACCGTGTTCTCCACAGCAACGTCCATTACCCCGGTGACTACGGGTTCATCCCCCAGTCGTACTACGACGACGAGGACCCGTTCGACGTGCTCGTCCTCGTCGAGGATTCGACGTTCCCCGGCTGCGTCATCGAGGTCCGTCCGGTCGGCCTCATGAAGATGGACGACGACGGCGAGCAGGACGACAAAGTCATCGCCGTCCCCATCGAGGACCCGCGTTTCGACCACATCGAGGACATCGACGACGTCCCCCAGCAGACGAAGGACGAAATCGACGAATTCTTCTCCACCTACAAAAACCTCGAAGCCGGAAAGGAAGTCGAGACGTTGGGCTGGGAGGACAAACGGGCCGCATACGACGCCATCGAGCACTCCCAAGAGCTGTACGAAGAGAACTTCAACTGACGCTTCGGTCGATTTCGAACGATCCGTTTTGTTTTCCTCCACTTCCTCAGCGGTTGCCCCGCGATTCGAAACGACCGCGTTCTCCCGGTCGTCGAACGCGCGGAATCCTCAACTATATGTCTTTTCTTATTCTGTTTCGTGTACATTTATGGACCTTTCGAAAGCCACCGATTTCGTCGGGAAAATCGGCTTTCAGGACGGTTTCGGAAACGACGATTCGTCATTGACTATAAAGCTGCCAGTAAATCCACCCGTAATTATATACGTTTTGGCCGAGCTATGCGATACCATGCTCGCCGGATTCGTCAACGAAAATGCTCCCGTGGTCGTCGCCGCGCTCTTCTTGCTTCTCTCCGGTGGCGGCGTGCTGTACGCCGTCCAATTTCGGTCGTTGGGTCGTCACAGTACCGACGACCCCGAATCGGTCGATTCACTCCGAGAGACGATTGCGGGGCAAAACCGAGTCGCCCTCGTCGTTCCCGAAGGTGCGAGTATCGACTCGTTAGCCGCCGCCGTCGGACTCCAAGCGCTCTGCAAGGATTGGGGTGTCGCGGGGCGTATCGCCGCCGAAGGAAACGTGACGGGCGAGGACAGCAAGGCGTTCTGCAACATCTTCGATATCGACGTGACGATTTTGGACGAGAACGGTGAAGGGTTGCCGGACTGCGACGCCGGTATCGCCATCGGTGGTGGCGGTGCGGTCCCCCGACTATCGAACAACCCGCCGGTAGTCGGTGTCATCCGCCATCGTCCCACCGCCGAGGAGAACATCCTGACGATCACGCGGACCGACGACGGCGCGACGTCGACCGTCGTCACCGAACTCGTTCGGGAGATGGAGTTCGTCCCGGATCAGCGCGTAGCCACGGCGTTGCTGTACGGGATTCGTGCAGGGACCCGCGAGTTCCGGCGGGCCAACGGGGTGAACGACTACGACGCGGCCGGTTTCCTGCACGCCTATGCCGACCTCGGGAGGATCGAGGAACTTCGTTCGCCCGGCGTCAGCGGCGACACGTTCGACGTGCTCGGCGAGGCGATTGCCAGTCGGGAGCGGCGTGCGAGTTTTGCCGTGGCGAACGTCGGCGTCGTCCCGTCGGTAAGCGCGTTGGAGGAAGCCGCAGACTCCCTTTTGCGATTGGAGGGCGTCTCGACGGCCGCCGTGTTCGGACTCCACGAGGAAACGATCGTCATCTCCTGTCGGGCGGAGGACGTTCGAACCAGCGCCGTCGATATCCTCACTGGTGCGTTCGACGCACGCGAGACGACGGGCGGGAACGCGGATGCCGCGACCGCACGGGTTCCGCTCGGTATCTTCGCGCAAGTCGACAGCGAACACACCGACACGTTGGATTCGCTCATCGACGCGAGCACCCGAAAAGCTCTGTTCACTGCCTTCGAGAGTTCGTAATACGGAAACTTGTGAGATGATAGCATGGAAACGAAGGTTCTTGTAGCCGCCTGTGGTAGAGCGGCGTATGGGTCTATTCGATAGGCTTCGTGGGGACGATGCTCCACGTGTTGCCTTCTTCGGCATCGACGGCGTGCCGTACAGTTTCCTCAAGGAAAACGCCTCGGAGTTCCCGAACATCGCATCGCTCGCGAGCGAGGGAAGCGCCGGAGCAATCGACAGCATCGTTCCGCCCGAGTCCTCCGCCTGCTGGCCGACGCTCACGACTGGCGTCAATCCCGGACAGACGGGTGTCTACGGCTTCCAGGACCGCGAGGTCGGCTCGTACGATACCTACGTTCCGATGGGACGCGACGTACAGGCGACGCGCATCTGGGACCGCGTCACCGACGCGGGTCGAAAGGCGACGGTGATGAACGTTCCCGTCACGTTCCCGCCACAGCGTAACGTCCAGCGGATGGTTTCCGGTTTCCTCTCGCCCGGCGTGGACAAAGGTGCCTACCCGGACGAGATGCGGAACTACCTGAGTTCCATCGACTATGCCATCGACACGAACGCGAAGTTGGGGCACAAAGAGGACAAGACCGAGTTCATCGAGAACGCACACGAGACGCTCAAGACGCGCTACGAGTCGTTCCAGCACTACATCGACGAGGACGACTGGGACCTCTTCTTCGGCGTGTTCATGACGACTGACCGTGTGAACCACTTCCTCTTCAAGGATTACGAGGAGGACGGCGAGTACAAAGAGGAGTTCATCGAGTTCTACCGAACGCTGGACGAGTACCTCGGCAAACTCCGTGACTCGCTGCCGGACGACGTGACGATGGTCGTCGCCAGCGACCACGGGTTCACCAGCCTCAACCACGAGGTTCACTTCAACACGTGGCTCGAACAGGAGGGCCTGCTCTCCTACGAGGACGACGACCACGAGGAACTCGGCGACATCAGCGACGACACCGTCGCCTACTCGCTCATCCCGGGTCGCTTCTACATCAACCTCGAAGGCCGCGAACCGCGCGGAAGCGTTCCACAGGACGAGTACGAGGAGAAACGCGCCGAACTCAAGGAGAAACTCGAAAACCTCGAAGGGCCGAACGGCGAGAAGGTCTGCTGGCGCGTGGTCGAGAAGGAAGATGCCTTCGACGGCGACCACGAGGACATCGCACCCGACCTCGTCGCGGTTCCGAACCACGGCTTCGATCTGAAGGCCGGATTCAAGGGTCACGACGACGTGTTCGGCGTCGGGCCGCGTAACGGCATGCACAGCTTCGACAACGCGACGCTGTTCGTGGACGACCCGGACGCGAACATCCCGGAGGACACCGACCTGCTCAACATCGCCCCGACCATCCTCGACTTGATGGAACTCGACTATCCGAAGGGCGAACTCGAAGGCCGTAGCCTGGTCTGAATCGGTAATTTCGTTCTTCGTCTTTCGCTGATAGCGCCCGCGAGTAGCGCGATTGTGATTACGAATCCTGAGTCGTTTTCGTACGCCCACCGAACACCTATCACGCCGGACGAACCACCGACGAGCGATGGCGCTCTCTCCTCGAACCCTCGATTCGCTCGTCTCGTACTGGACGGACCGCCTCGGCGTCGATGACGACGCGTTCGACCGCGAAGCAGTTACGGTCGGTCCGGCGAACGAAGGTGGAATACAACTGTTTCGGCGCGGGGAAGCGCTCGTCGTCGGTGCACCGGAGTCTCGCGTCGCGGCGGTTCGCGAACGCCTCTCCGACTGTGATTCAACGATTGTGACGGAGGGAGAGGCACTTCGTCGGCGGTTCGAGTCTCTCGGAACGGTGACGGCCGTGTTCGACTCGACGTTTTACGGCTACGCCGACGAAGAATCGTTCGCTCCCGTCCTTTCGGACGCTCGCTTGCTGACGGTGGACGATCACGCCGCGTACGAGCGACTTCGTACGACGGTCCCTGACGAGGAGTGGTCGAACGGTGGCTCGCAGTTCGAAATCGGGACGACAGTCGGGTTGTTCGACGGCGACGAACTCGTCGCCACCGCGGGCTACGAGGTGTGGGACGACTTCCTCGCGCACATCGCAGTCGTCGTCCATCCGAACCAGCGCGGGAACGGTTACGGCCGCGAGGTCGTCTCCGAAGTGACCGAACAGGTGCTCGGCGATGGACTCCTTCCACAGTACCGAACCGCAGACGAATGGCCGTGGTCTGTCGCGCTGGCCGAAAGCCTCGGCTTCGAGCGGTTCGTGACGGCGGCGCTGGTCCAATTGGAGTTGTAGCCGGGGTGTGGGTGAACAATCGTTAAGAGAAGGTGAAAGAAACCACTGTGGCATGAACCGTGGAGTGATGTTTTTCGGTCTCGTTCTCGTGATGATCGGTGGCTTGTTCATCTACACGCCAATGTCGTTCCGAAGTCTCGTTTCGACCCGCGAGTGGACAGCAGACGCCGACGCCGCGGAGCAAAAGCATCGAACGCGGGCGAACTATCTGGGAAAATCGATGGCTCTCGTCGGTGTCGCCATCATGGTTTACGGGGCGTTCTGAGTTGCGCTGACGTGAGCAGACGAAACCGAGAATCAGACCGAATCGGGTTGGCTGTGAATTTCGAGGTTCACGTCTCGCGGTTGCCCCTCCAAATCCGTGACGATGCGTTTGACGACCTTTTCGGCTTCCGAGAGCACGAGTGGTTTCGCCTTGTCCACGACCCACCCGAGCGAGACGAACATGGGTAAATCGAGCATGCCGGAACTCGCCGAATCGGCGTCGAAGTGAATCGAGAGCCACACCCGCGAGGCGGTTTCCCTGCCTTCGGGGGCTTCCTCGGGGACTTCCTCGACGCGCCAACTGCCGTGGGCGTGAATGTCCTTGATGATCTTCCAGTCGATGCGGTTCGGTCGGTCGAGTTCCGTCACCTCGGAGCGGACGACGTACTGAATCTTCCACCACTTGAGGTGGATGTCGTACTCCGTCCCCGGGCCGCCGTCCCCGTCGTGTGTAACCCTCGTCAGGTGTTCCGAGTAGTTCGCGTAGCCCGGAAAGTCGAGCAGGAATTCGTAGGCCTCCTCCGGCGGCACGTAGACGACGGTACTGAGTTCGAGGTGATCCACGCGTTTCGATTTTGCGGGATCGAAAGTAAACATTCCGGCGAGGGGACGTGAACGCCCACTCCGCCAACAGTCCGTTTATACCACCGCACCGACAACCATCGACCATGACGGACTACGACGTGGTCATCGTCGGCGGTGGCGTCGCGGGACTCTCCGCGGGCGTTTTCACCGCCCGCGCCGACCTCGACACGCTGGTCGTGAACGACGGAGTTTCCATCCTCTACCGAAACGCGATTCTGGAGAACTTCCCCGGCTTTCCGGCCGGAATCGACTCGCGGT is a window from the Haladaptatus sp. R4 genome containing:
- a CDS encoding bifunctional oligoribonuclease/PAP phosphatase NrnA; its protein translation is MLAGFVNENAPVVVAALFLLLSGGGVLYAVQFRSLGRHSTDDPESVDSLRETIAGQNRVALVVPEGASIDSLAAAVGLQALCKDWGVAGRIAAEGNVTGEDSKAFCNIFDIDVTILDENGEGLPDCDAGIAIGGGGAVPRLSNNPPVVGVIRHRPTAEENILTITRTDDGATSTVVTELVREMEFVPDQRVATALLYGIRAGTREFRRANGVNDYDAAGFLHAYADLGRIEELRSPGVSGDTFDVLGEAIASRERRASFAVANVGVVPSVSALEEAADSLLRLEGVSTAAVFGLHEETIVISCRAEDVRTSAVDILTGAFDARETTGGNADAATARVPLGIFAQVDSEHTDTLDSLIDASTRKALFTAFESS
- a CDS encoding GNAT family N-acetyltransferase, whose protein sequence is MALSPRTLDSLVSYWTDRLGVDDDAFDREAVTVGPANEGGIQLFRRGEALVVGAPESRVAAVRERLSDCDSTIVTEGEALRRRFESLGTVTAVFDSTFYGYADEESFAPVLSDARLLTVDDHAAYERLRTTVPDEEWSNGGSQFEIGTTVGLFDGDELVATAGYEVWDDFLAHIAVVVHPNQRGNGYGREVVSEVTEQVLGDGLLPQYRTADEWPWSVALAESLGFERFVTAALVQLEL
- a CDS encoding rnhA operon protein, giving the protein MADRPDDERLNDERTDEERLNDGLPDDELPEDEQLDDGLPNDAVSEAERLTHLAREREDTGAETEAEEYRAERERLLAEHGFVSRIREESARTVLVLHPDEWVEDGTIRVERIEDTDRAVEIPLTGAGDPDDWDEIDEHNRAVVERVRDEHGDVHGANAQAFADFMGNHYARPVESATRNEVEEFLTEYFPRNAWPTGEQKKTVNESVELVFDCVSRTSR
- a CDS encoding SRPBCC family protein — translated: MDHLELSTVVYVPPEEAYEFLLDFPGYANYSEHLTRVTHDGDGGPGTEYDIHLKWWKIQYVVRSEVTELDRPNRIDWKIIKDIHAHGSWRVEEVPEEAPEGRETASRVWLSIHFDADSASSGMLDLPMFVSLGWVVDKAKPLVLSEAEKVVKRIVTDLEGQPRDVNLEIHSQPDSV
- a CDS encoding alkaline phosphatase family protein codes for the protein MGLFDRLRGDDAPRVAFFGIDGVPYSFLKENASEFPNIASLASEGSAGAIDSIVPPESSACWPTLTTGVNPGQTGVYGFQDREVGSYDTYVPMGRDVQATRIWDRVTDAGRKATVMNVPVTFPPQRNVQRMVSGFLSPGVDKGAYPDEMRNYLSSIDYAIDTNAKLGHKEDKTEFIENAHETLKTRYESFQHYIDEDDWDLFFGVFMTTDRVNHFLFKDYEEDGEYKEEFIEFYRTLDEYLGKLRDSLPDDVTMVVASDHGFTSLNHEVHFNTWLEQEGLLSYEDDDHEELGDISDDTVAYSLIPGRFYINLEGREPRGSVPQDEYEEKRAELKEKLENLEGPNGEKVCWRVVEKEDAFDGDHEDIAPDLVAVPNHGFDLKAGFKGHDDVFGVGPRNGMHSFDNATLFVDDPDANIPEDTDLLNIAPTILDLMELDYPKGELEGRSLV
- a CDS encoding inorganic diphosphatase, whose translation is MTNLWEDLETGPNAPEEIYAVVECLKGDRNKYEYDKDIPGVMLDRVLHSNVHYPGDYGFIPQSYYDDEDPFDVLVLVEDSTFPGCVIEVRPVGLMKMDDDGEQDDKVIAVPIEDPRFDHIEDIDDVPQQTKDEIDEFFSTYKNLEAGKEVETLGWEDKRAAYDAIEHSQELYEENFN
- a CDS encoding PadR family transcriptional regulator; the encoded protein is MSEAQTLTESSTARDLTAFQRNILIVLTEEPMYGLAIKRELESYYDEEVNHGRLYPNLDTLVERGLVEKSELDKRTNQYGLTQEGLEVVEDGFAWSLSKFVTDDSRADKVRALIEKYD